The Mus pahari unplaced genomic scaffold, PAHARI_EIJ_v1.1 scaffold_6202_1, whole genome shotgun sequence nucleotide sequence CCTGGGAGAGTCATATGTCCAGCCCAGTCCTACTACCTATAAATGTTTGTGTGCATCTCCTCTTGTGCACACTGTAGGTGGTTCTTCTGCTTTGGTAAGTAATCTCCAGATTCCCCTGGCAGGACACAGCTACCTGtgttagaattatttatttgttctttgacacaAAATTGTTTCAAACCATCCACCTGGAAGCCTCTCCTGCTGACCTTGactggtttgttggttttttttataCTGTTTCTCAGAGTTACAAAAtgctttaatttttgattttctcTAGAAGTTCAAAATCTCATCTTTTACATGTGACTAACAATCTGTCTCCACAGGATCCAAGTATTCATTTTTTATATGACATTCTCCTTATCTGCCAATTTGTTCCTTTCCAGAGAACAGGTCAAGGAAATGTAaaaaagtcagtcttctccttgcAGCTTTATGTTTCTCTTCTTCCAATAGTATAAGATGGCCAAAAGATTGACCAAAAGTGAGGACAACATCATGATGTTCTACAGGATCTTCAAAACTTTTTCTGCGGGAAAAGCAGCCGAACTGACTGAGAAGGAATTTGAAAAGTTGTTGGGACGTGAATTTCCAAATTTTCTCCAGGTATGTCTTCTTCCTGAATGTGGAGTTTATGTCTGCAACAAAGAGAAAGTTCAAACTCTTTCCATTCATGGTAACTGGGGTTGTCATATTTAGTTATTGATCCTTAGGAAACTGCAGCTGGACTGTATTGTGAGATCCCATATTCAAGACAGTGGTATAGAGTTGTTCACCTGTGACAGAGAGgcaaaaactgaaaaacatagTTAAATTCAGTCCCCTATTTGCATGGAGGATATATTGGGTGagaatttcttttgtgtttcattttgttttttgtttgtttgatcatttatttctattaagACAAAGCTGAGTCGTTATGGTAAAGAAGATGGACTTTTCACTCTAAGGTGGGAA carries:
- the LOC110315571 gene encoding protein S100-A9-like is translated as MAKRLTKSEDNIMMFYRIFKTFSAGKAAELTEKEFEKLLGREFPNFLQEIQESPLSSLLNERKNRSFEEALYMIGRMGMVYYKKMNNNAFEH